CTGACCACGGTAAACGACGCAGGCCTCAGCCGATATGCCATTGAATTGATCGACAGCCTGCAGCGGAAAGGTGCCCTGGACATCCGCGTGTATGCGATGATCAGTAACACCCCGGAAAACCTGGATTACTACCTGGAGCGTGGTGTGTATAAAACCCCGAAACTCAATGTTCGCTCGGTAAAGGTGTACGGGGACGGGGCCCTGGGTTCCCGGGGCGCGGCCATGAAGGCGCCGTATTCGGACCAGCCCGGGCATTTCGGCGCCATGATCACCCCGGCGGGGGAACTCGGTTCGCTGGCAGAGCGGATTGCCGCCGCAGGATTTCAGATGAATACGCACGCTATCGGGGATTCTGCGAATATCGCTGTATTGAGAGCCTATCGGAATGCGCTGGACACCGTGGCGGATCCGCGCTGGAAAGTGGAACACGCGCAGATTGTCGATACGGCCGATATCGCCCTCTTTAGTGAAAAAATCCTCCCGTCCGTGCAACCGACACATGCCACAAGCGACATGTACTGGGCCGAAGACCGGGTGGGCCCCGAGCGCATGAAAGGCGCTTATGCCTTTCGGCAATTGCTGGAGGCATCCGGCCGGGTGGCCCTTGGAACGGATTTCCCGGTGGAACGGGTGAACCCGATGCTGACCTTTTACGCCGCCGTTACGCGGAAGGATTCCGACGGGTATCCGCAGGGCGGTTTCCAAATGGCGGATGCGCTCACCCGGGAGCAAGCCCTGAAAGGGATGACGCGCTGGGCGGCCTATTCGAATTTTGAGGAAGATGAGAAAGGCAGTATCGAAGTCGGGAAACGCGCAGACTTTGTAATCCTCAACGGCGATCTGATGGAGGTGCCTCCGGAGGAACTGAAGGACATCGAAGTGATCAACACCTTTGTCGACGGCCGAAAAGTGTATTGACCCGGTTGCCGCATGCGGCCATAAGAAATAAAAAAAACCGGCCTCCATACGGGGCCGGTTTTTTG
This genomic window from Robiginitalea biformata HTCC2501 contains:
- a CDS encoding amidohydrolase; amino-acid sequence: MLLALILLLGSCQPRQQEADLIVFNANAYTVDGEFSKAEAFAIRNGRFVGVGSTDSIRGAFVAPWMLNAGGKTIVPGLIDAHCHFLNLGLNQENVDLVGTTSFEQILDSLQAAYQAHQPEYLMGRGWDQNDWEVKEFPDKTALDSLFPDIPVALVRIDGHALLVNQQALDLAGITGNTQVPGGEVILKDGEPTGVLVDSPMQLVYEQWPAPGRDALIRALEEAQKICFSNGLTTVNDAGLSRYAIELIDSLQRKGALDIRVYAMISNTPENLDYYLERGVYKTPKLNVRSVKVYGDGALGSRGAAMKAPYSDQPGHFGAMITPAGELGSLAERIAAAGFQMNTHAIGDSANIAVLRAYRNALDTVADPRWKVEHAQIVDTADIALFSEKILPSVQPTHATSDMYWAEDRVGPERMKGAYAFRQLLEASGRVALGTDFPVERVNPMLTFYAAVTRKDSDGYPQGGFQMADALTREQALKGMTRWAAYSNFEEDEKGSIEVGKRADFVILNGDLMEVPPEELKDIEVINTFVDGRKVY